In Planococcus shixiaomingii, the DNA window CATCACGTATATAAGCTGGAACGCAAAGTGGACTTGTTGCATGGCCAAACGAAGCAGATCCAACTTCTAGAGGCACAGGTGGTTTCATTCCGTAAAGTATATGAAGTAAGCAATTCAAATGAACAGGTACGGATAAAAATAGAGTTTGACAATGTGGAAGCAAATGGCCTTGGAATTCCGTTGCCAGCGGGAACAGTAAAAATTTTCGAACAAGATACAGACAGCGAGTTGGAATTCACCGGAGAAGATCAAGTCAGCCATACAGCAAAAGACGGTAAACTGTCGATCAGTATTGGAGAAGCATTTGATATTACTTGCAAAAGCCGAGAGAAAAAACGGGAATTGAAGGACGGCATTGAATACGTGACTCATCGGTATGACCTTAAAAACGGAAAGGAGGAAAATGTCCGTATCCATATCTGCCATTCTATTTACGATCCTGTGTGGCAAATGGAAACTTCGTCGCACGACTACCAAATCAAGAGTTCAAACGAAGTAGAATTTATCATCCGTGTGGTTTCCGGAAAATCTGCAGCAGTTGACTTTACGTATCAAATTGACCGGCATTAATGGAATAAGAAAAGGCAGATGCTTTTTAATCTGCTTTTTTTTGGATTTCAACGAAAACGATTTGCTTTTATGCAAAAAAAGTGTTTTACTATTCGTGTACATTAAATATCCATAATGGATAAATGAAATAGATAAATGGTGAGGTGATAAGACATGCAGTTGACAAAAGGGGTAGAGCAAGCAATCTGCATTATCGTATTGCTAGCAACCCAAGAAAGCAGTGCTCCATTAGCATCCGATGAAATCAGCAGGCGTTTAGGCGTTTCGCCATCTTATTTGAAAAAAATCACTAGAAAGCTGGCAGTGCAAGGAATTGTGCTGTCGGTCTCAGGGACTAACGGGGGCGTTTCGCTGGCCAAGCCGTTGAAAGAAGTGACGATGCTGCACCTAATTGAAGCGATGGAAGGGCCAATTGCTATGTATCCAGACACCGGCCTGATTAGTCGTGCTTTCCCTGATGCGCAAAATGCAGAACGCGGACAAGACGTGCTGCGCAAAGTTTTTCGTCAGGCCGATCAGTTAATGGTTGATTATTTTTCGAAAGTAACAGCAGCAGATCTGCTGGAAGAAGGCCTAGGAACAACAGAATTGCCAAGGCTCGATTGGAACAGACACTCTTGAGCGATAGATTAAATAGAGAACGGGATGAGAAAAAATGAAGATGATGAAACAGGAGTGGAAGCAATTGCTTGCTAAGCCGCTCCTGATTGGAACGATGATTGTATTGATGTTTATTCCTATAATTTATGGCGGTTTTTTTCTAGGGTCATCATGGGATCCGTACGGAAAGACAGAGCTGCTGCCAGTTGCCGTCGTTAATGAAGACCAACCAGCTGAATATGAAGGGAAAACTTTATCATTGGGCCAGGACCTAGCAGATAAATTGAAGGAAAACAATGATTTGGAATGGCATTTTACGGATGCAAAAGAAGCTGAACGCGGTATGGAAGATGGCCGCTATTTTATGGTGCTGACCATACCGGAAGATTTTTCATTCAATGCTTCAACGGCTACAGGCGTTCAGCCCAAACCGATGAATCTGCAATTCGAGACCAATCCGGGACGCAGTTTTTTTGCTGAAGCTGTCAGCAAACAGGCTACAGAATCTATTCGGAAAGAAATTGCAGAAAACATTACCCAAGAATATGTCAAAGCGGTGTTTGAGCAAATTGAAACGATTGGCAGCGGCATGGAAGAGGCGGCTGAAGGAGCAGGACAGCTGGAAGCAGGCTCGGCTGAATTGGCAGAAGGAAATGCTAAACTTACAGAAAGTCTGGCTAAATTGGCTGTTGGCACCTTGAATTTTCAGGAAGGCGCAGGCCAATTGGAAGTAGGCGTCCAACAATTTGCAGATGGTGCATTGCAGTTGAATGCCGGAGCGCAGCAACTGAATGACGGAATTTTTGCCTATACTCAAGGCGTTGGCAGTTTGCAGGCGGGAATCGGTGGACTTGCCGAAGGAGCTTCCAAGCTAAACAGCAGCGGATCAGCGCTTGTACAAGGATCCAACAACTTGGCAAACGGCCTCAGTTCGCTTTTGCCAGGTGCTCAAAAGCTGAACAGCGGGCTTTCGGAAGCTGAAACCGGCAGCAGCCAATTGAATGCAGGATTACATGAACTAGAAGCGCAAACCCAACAACTTGCCGACCCGTCTTCCGGGATTGGCCAATTGGTTGCCGGCCAGCAGTCGCTGAATGCGGGACTGGAAGAATTGGAAAACGGCAGCAAATCGCTTGAAGATGGCTTATCCGCATTGAACGGTCAATTGCCGGCTTCAGACAAGATCGCCAGTCTGCAACAAGGACTGGCGGGAATTCAAGAGGGTCTCAGCCAATTGAATCACTCGGTTACCGCTGGCAGCGGTGCCGGTGTTTCAGATCTGCAGGCAAATCTGGGAGCGGCTCAGCAGGCGCTGGAAAATCTGCAAAGCGCAAACAGTTCCAATGCAGTTGGCGCATTAGAAGAAACTTCGGTGTATTCTACTTTAACGCCAGAGCAGCAAGCTGAACTATCCGCAGCGATCAGCCAAAGCGATGAAGATCAACAAGCAGCACAGCAAACTGCTCTTGAAAGCTTGTCAGCCAACTTAACCGCTGTTTCAAACAATTTAAACGAAACGGTCATTCCGGCATTTCAATCGCTTGGCAACTTGCCAGCTCAAGTGGCAGGATTGAACCAGGCTGCTGATCAAGTTGCTCCAGCAGCAAGTGAGGCTTTGAATGGCTATGCCTCTGTGCACAATGCCCTTAGCAACAACTTAATTCCAGGGGCTTCGGCTTTGACGGGCGGAATTGCCGAAGCCGAGAAAGGCAGCAGTTCTTTGCTTGCAGGAACAACGGAAGCCGCAGAAAAAATTCCGCAGCTTGCAGATGCTGTAAATCGCTTGGCGCAGGGAAGCGACTCATTGAATGACGGCGTGTCAGCTCTTGCCTTTGGTTCTTCAGGGTTGGTGCAAGGCGCAAGTGAGCTGCAGCAAGGCTCGGAACAATTGAAAGAAGGTACAACCGCTTATGCAGCAGGCGTCAGTAAAGTTGCCGAAGGAGCAAGCCAGCTTCAAGAAGGTTCGAACAAACTGGTGGCTAATTCCGAAGGATTGAATGCAGGTGCAGGTGATTTGAAAGAAGGCACAAGCCAGCTTGTTGACGGGCTTCCTGCACTCTCGAACGGTGCTGGTGAACTTTCAAATGGCGCCAGTACAATTCATGGTGGAGTAGATGCTCTTGGTGAGGGCTCTGAAGAAATCGGCGGAGGAATCGGGCAGTTAACAGAAGGATCGGCTCAATTGGCAAGCAGCCTTAGCGATGGTTCTGAAGAAATCAAAGATGCCCGATTGGCGGACGCTAATATTGAAATGATTGCGGCGCCTGCAACAGCTACCGAGAACCAGCTTAGCGACGTACCAAACTATGGTCATGCGCTGGCTCCATATATTCTATCGCTCGGATTATATGTTGGCGCTTTGTCGTTCAACTTAGTGTTCCCGATCAATGCTCCGGCAGGGCGTCCGACTTCCGGAACTGCTTGGTGGCTCAGTAAGTTCTCGCTCGGCTTGGTCCAAGCGACAGCTTCGGCGTTAATCGTCGATGCTATTATGCTATTCGGTTTTAAGCTGCAGGTCCTGCATGTCGGAGAGTTTATTGCCATTTCGATTGTGACGTCTCTTGCTTACATGTTTTTGATTATGTTCCTCAGCATGACGCTTGGAAACCCAGGCCGCTTTTTAGCGATGATCATTCTTGTTGTTCAGCTGGGAGCAAGCGGCGGGACTTTCCCGGTCGAATTGACCAATTCATTTTTCCAAACCATGCATAACTTGGTGCCAATGAGCTACGCATTGCTTGGATTCCGCGAAGCAATGTCTTCGGCTTACGGCACTGAAACATTCATATCGAGTGCACTGGTGTTAGCGGGCTTTATCGTAACCTTTAACGTGTTGCTGTGGCTGGTGCTGAGTGTTAGAACCCGCAAGCAATTGAAAACAGTGGAAGCAAATTAAACAAAAAAGGACTGCGTAGATTTTATGCAGTCCTTTTTATTTCACGGTAAAGGCCATTACTTCCTCGTGTTCATCAAAAACCTCCCCGGTCAGACTGAAACCGAAGCGGAGGTAAAGGTTACGTGCTGCATTGTTATCTTTATGGACGGTCAGCCGGATTTCCTGGCATTCGTTGAACTGCGCTGTTATCCAGCGCACCATCTCAGCAAGAGCGGCTTTGCCGTATCCTTTCCCTTGATGCTTTTCATCAATCAAGAACCCGTTGATCCAATACATATTATTCGTCCCTTTTTCGTAGGCATGCATGATGAATCCGACCATTTCGTGGTGATTATAAACGGCAAAAGGCAAATAAGTGACCCCTTCGCCATCCGGTTTGATGGCGATTTTTGCCAGCGATACCGCTACGGCGGGAGTGAACTGCTGCTGAGCTTCTTTTACTTGG includes these proteins:
- a CDS encoding RrF2 family transcriptional regulator, with product MQLTKGVEQAICIIVLLATQESSAPLASDEISRRLGVSPSYLKKITRKLAVQGIVLSVSGTNGGVSLAKPLKEVTMLHLIEAMEGPIAMYPDTGLISRAFPDAQNAERGQDVLRKVFRQADQLMVDYFSKVTAADLLEEGLGTTELPRLDWNRHS
- a CDS encoding YhgE/Pip domain-containing protein, with the protein product MKMMKQEWKQLLAKPLLIGTMIVLMFIPIIYGGFFLGSSWDPYGKTELLPVAVVNEDQPAEYEGKTLSLGQDLADKLKENNDLEWHFTDAKEAERGMEDGRYFMVLTIPEDFSFNASTATGVQPKPMNLQFETNPGRSFFAEAVSKQATESIRKEIAENITQEYVKAVFEQIETIGSGMEEAAEGAGQLEAGSAELAEGNAKLTESLAKLAVGTLNFQEGAGQLEVGVQQFADGALQLNAGAQQLNDGIFAYTQGVGSLQAGIGGLAEGASKLNSSGSALVQGSNNLANGLSSLLPGAQKLNSGLSEAETGSSQLNAGLHELEAQTQQLADPSSGIGQLVAGQQSLNAGLEELENGSKSLEDGLSALNGQLPASDKIASLQQGLAGIQEGLSQLNHSVTAGSGAGVSDLQANLGAAQQALENLQSANSSNAVGALEETSVYSTLTPEQQAELSAAISQSDEDQQAAQQTALESLSANLTAVSNNLNETVIPAFQSLGNLPAQVAGLNQAADQVAPAASEALNGYASVHNALSNNLIPGASALTGGIAEAEKGSSSLLAGTTEAAEKIPQLADAVNRLAQGSDSLNDGVSALAFGSSGLVQGASELQQGSEQLKEGTTAYAAGVSKVAEGASQLQEGSNKLVANSEGLNAGAGDLKEGTSQLVDGLPALSNGAGELSNGASTIHGGVDALGEGSEEIGGGIGQLTEGSAQLASSLSDGSEEIKDARLADANIEMIAAPATATENQLSDVPNYGHALAPYILSLGLYVGALSFNLVFPINAPAGRPTSGTAWWLSKFSLGLVQATASALIVDAIMLFGFKLQVLHVGEFIAISIVTSLAYMFLIMFLSMTLGNPGRFLAMIILVVQLGASGGTFPVELTNSFFQTMHNLVPMSYALLGFREAMSSAYGTETFISSALVLAGFIVTFNVLLWLVLSVRTRKQLKTVEAN
- a CDS encoding GNAT family N-acetyltransferase, with the translated sequence MNLSLQPVTRDNWQEAMALQVKEAQQQFTPAVAVSLAKIAIKPDGEGVTYLPFAVYNHHEMVGFIMHAYEKGTNNMYWINGFLIDEKHQGKGYGKAALAEMVRWITAQFNECQEIRLTVHKDNNAARNLYLRFGFSLTGEVFDEHEEVMAFTVK